The following proteins come from a genomic window of Aricia agestis chromosome 19, ilAriAges1.1, whole genome shotgun sequence:
- the LOC121736868 gene encoding uncharacterized protein LOC121736868 — translation MSGMTGASMLRTRRKDVNVKPNRKLDRKSSRGMLYENEELRLRTININAEVERGQSDIKKLKRENEQLKREISALRYEYDRLDRMLRDRRSSPDHSDDSVSVCSACPECTSADGSVRAVAFHDLSVVPEEGEQDKSGATTPCNCDECEKEANQPDTSQNSNKADKEPPKEESKTNNVSAKANTENNGIDRTVDVLVHDAPEVPRFYQTMTSSPFHFTGPPPPGFVIAPCQPPRFHTGGNVEDLLGDMQTTIQTTYIQQNSIIMCNTRNIVQKPCCCIKRDPSPKPEVCPEQPPKSYVTEKNIELTYDYPRGTPIPSTSPKSGEEIQSTTTEVASTVVFVEKRMPTKPKKFDFFFRSRSAPVGDNEEPIYATVNKLPKKLRRMELANLEKEVSYKNAEPDSSSRTEITVKSDSESQVPPPDDDTSRSEREKSTAPQRPQSPKAKKRKRFSLTFKKRERKRKEVKAEAKNGAKNGVPVLVESDNERLIEERSEEQKHKHCTRHRPRPTMSSSSSCPRYKRDSYQEMNTSHSEHERTNSMCSSVSLASACTQKSRKLSVAPQDSIPWCGCWGAGCV, via the exons ATGTCGGGCATGACGGGAGCCAGCATGCTGCGCACGCGCCGCAAAGATGTCAACGTCAAACCCAACCGCAA GTTGGACCGAAAGTCTTCTCGGGGCATGCTCTACGAAAACGAGGAGCTACGTCTACGAACTATCAACATCAATGCAGAAGTAGAAAGAG GACAGTCAGACATAAAGAAGTTGAAGCGTGAGAACGAGCAACTGAAGAGAGAGATCTCCGCCCTGCGCTACGAGTACGACCGGCTGGACCGGATGCTGCGGGACCGGAGATCTTCGCCGGACCACTCGGAC GACAGCGTCTCGGTGTGCAGCGCTTGTCCCGAGTGCACGAGCGCCGACGGCAGTGTCCGGGCTGTTGCCTTTCATGACCTAAGCGTGGTGCCGGAGGAGGGGGAACAGGATAAG AGTGGAGCTACAACCCCTTGCAATTGCGATGAATGCGAGAAGGAAGCGAACCAGCCTGACACCAGCCAAAATTCAAATAAGGCAGACAAGGAACCGCCGAAGGAAGAATCTAAAACTAACAATGTATCAGCGAAGGCGAATACGGAGAACAATGGAATAGACCGAACCGTCGACGTGTTAGTACACGACGCGCCCGAAGTGCCGAGATTTTATCAGACCATGACTTCCTCTCCATTCCACTTCACCGGACCGCCGCCGCCGGGCTTCGTCATCGCTCCCTGCCAACCTCCCCGCTTCCACACCGGGGGAAACGTCGAGGACTTGCTCGGAGACATGCAGACGACCATACAGACGACTTATATACAGCAGAATTCCATTATTATGTGCAATACCAGGAATATTGTGCAGAAACCGTGCTGCTGTATAAAGAGAGATCCCAGCCCGAAGCCCGAGGTCTGTCCGGAGCAGCCTCCCAAATCGTACGTCACGGAGAAGAATATCGAGCTCAcatacgactaccctcgaggtACGCCCATTCCGAGCACCAGTCCGAAGTCAGGGGAGGAGATACAATCTACGACGACGGAGGTGGCGAGCACTGTTGTCTTCGTCGAAAAACGAATGCCGACTAAGCCAAAAAAGTTCGACTTCTTCTTCAGATCGAGATCGGCGCCGGTCGGCGACAACGAGGAACCGATTTATGCGACAGTAAACAAGCTCCCAAAGAAACTCCGAAGGATGGAGCTAGCTAATTTAGAGAAAGAGGTGTCGTACAAAAACGCCGAGCCGGATTCATCGTCCCGAACTGAAATAACCGTGAAATCCGATTCGGAGTCCCAGGTACCTCCTCCAGACGACGACACGAGTAGGTCTGAAAGAGAGAAATCCACCGCACCGCAGAGACCACAATCACCGAAAGCGAAGAAGAGAAAGAGATTCTCTCTGACGTTCAAGAAGAGGGAACGAAAAAGAAAGGAAGTGAAAGCGGAAGCAAAGAACGGAGCGAAGAATGGTGTTCCAGTTCTAGTAGAGAGTGACAATGAGAGGTTAATAGAGGAGAGGAGCGAGGAACAAAAGCACAAGCACTGCACAAGGCACCGCCCGCGGCCGACCATGTCTTCCTCCAGCTCCTGTCCGAGATACAAAAGGGACAGCTACCAG GAGATGAACACATCGCACTCTGAGCACGAGCGCACGAACAGCATGTGTTCTTCCGTTTCTCTGGCGTCTGCCTGCACGCAGAAATCGCGAAAGCTGTCTGTCGCGCCGCAGGACTCCATCCCCTGGTGCGGCTGCTGGGGCGCCGGCTGCGTGTGA
- the LOC121736869 gene encoding uncharacterized protein LOC121736869 produces the protein MEVKSKARRDRNMDKLIAAVQARECLWDKSYRGHRNRFKLERYWNEVAAEVGTTTLYCRKRWKNLKDQCRKEMKKNPHQSDWPHFQKLSFIHHQFLVDDEDNDDFMGDEAFNALDESIKTPKLGYTMRKKLLMNKRRTIDVDMNKLIDLVKERELIWNRQLKGHHNWYLLDENWKEIAQELGVTRDEARLKWKYLRDQARKEIRKSESEWSYLPKLEFLTNQFYEYEGGETVDDNYYDNTLDYEAEAAPATDFFPEQSEAATSEAPPTSSNVKDDEFDEFDTKPVIMETDFYDDDHPTANSTISETPKDEDVGFFDSLIPHVRKLPPAKKLMLRMKIQELVYNTVYNNSNGASS, from the exons ATGGAGGTTAAAAGTAAAGCGAGGCGGGACAGAAATATGGACAAACTCATAGCCGCCGTCCAGGCTAGAGAGTGTTTGTGGGATAAAAGTTATAGAGGACACAGAAATCGGTTTAAATTGGAGCGGTATTGGAACGAAGTCGCGGCCGAGGTCGGCACCACAA CTTTGTACTGCAGAAAAAGATGGAAGAACCTAAAAGACCAATGCCGAAAAGAGATGAAGAAGAACCCTCATCAGTCAGACTGGCCGCATTTCCAGAAGCTGAGCTTCATTCATCATCAGTTTCTGGTAGACGATGAAGACAATGATGATTTTATGGGTGATGAAGCATTCAACGCTTTGGACGAGTCGATCAAAACACCCAAATTAGGATACACTATGCGAAAAAAGTTGCTCATGAATAAAAGAAGGACGATAGATGTGGATATGAATAAGCTTATAGACCTGGTGAAGGAGAGAGAGTTGATATGGAATAGGCAGCTGAAAGGACACCACAATTGGTATTTACTGGATGAAAATTGGAAGGAAATAGCGCAGGAGTTGGGAGTTACAC GCGACGAGGCCAGGCTCAAATGGAAATACCTGCGAGACCAAGCGAGGAAGGAGATAAGAAAATCAGAGTCCGAGTGGTCTTACCTACCAAAACTAGAGTTCCTCACCAACCAGTTCTATGAGTACGAAGGGGGAGAGACGGTCGATGATAATTATTACGACAACACATTAGACTACGAAGCCGAAGCGGCGCCGGCGACCGATTTCTTTCCGGAGCAAAGTGAAGCGGCCACGAGCGAAGCCCCACCCACCTCGTCGAACGTCAAAGACGACGAGTTCGACGAATTCGACACGAAACCCGTCATAATGGAGACGGATTTCTACGACGACGACCACCCAACCGCGAACAGCACCATCTCCGAAACTCCCAAAGACGAGGACGTGGGCTTCTTCGACAGTCTAATACCGCACGTCAGAAAGTTGCCACCGGCAAAAAAGTTGATGCTGCGAATGAAAATACAGGAGCTAGTTTATAATACGgtgtataataatagtaatggGGCATCGTCGTAA